The Arabidopsis thaliana chromosome 5, partial sequence genomic interval atttatgataataataataataataataataataataacaataataataataataataataataggatcatatatttacattaaaGTTCTgaaaatttcttgttttattattttatcgaATTTTGCCAATTTATTGGTTTGTTCGATTTAATCCCTTATAATTCATCATTTAACAATATCATCTTTTGATAGAGACAAATGAATATCTTTCAGTCCTATTTctctaaaatcatatattataatattatatcaattatatatatgtatatatatttatataaattaatttatgataataataatgatatgatcatatatttacataaattaGATACAATACGGTATTAATCCCTTATGATGAGAGAACGCTATGACGAAAAAAGGTTTTCCAAAAGTGAGACCAGAAGAAAGTGAATACAATTTATGAATAGTTGCACTACCACAATCAAGATTGTTTTCATCGTCGTGACGTAGGCAATTACTTTGGTGCATGATTTGAACATTTTCTTTGGAGGAGGAATCTTCATCTTTAGTTTCTTCGATTTCGAGAGAGAGAATAGAAGATTAAAGTCTCGGAGAAAAATGATGTGTTTGCGCAATTGGGGAAAAACAATTTGAgaaaaattagtaaataacATTCTTTTAAATGCGAAGTTATTACATGTGTGTCATCCACCAGATTTACGGTATTTTTTTAtccactttttatttttaaatgggatattttaataaatttttcaataaaatattaaattaaaataagtttattttaCGGACCGACAGGAAAGACAAGTTTGGTTATGATCATGCCTTGAAAAACTATTGCTCACTATCAACGGTTCTGTCTTGGTGATTGAAGACATAGACAGAACAGACATGGAGGAACTGAAGTAATCTATTATATCTTTGAATGGCTCCCtcttatttttacttatttgtAGTATTCCACTATTGTAGCGATTAATGATATCAGGAGACGAGATTATCTCTGGCTGGAGTTCTAAACTGTATTGATGGTATATGATCATCTTGTGGTGAAGAAAGGATCATAATCTTCATCACAAATAACAAGGATGATATAGATGATTCTCTCCTTAGACCTTGATGTATGGATCTCCATATATATTCACATGGGACATTGCTGTTTTGATGGATTATTCATAATGTTGGCGTATACCTACTTAGGCCTCTTTCATGACAATGATGCCCCACACCTGTCTCTACCCGGACCTCGAAGGCTTGGTGAGGAAGAatttaatatcaaataaaattgatgAAGTTGACAAAGACTTGTGACTAATGTACTTGAAGCAAGTTTTAGAAAGTTGTGCTGATTTTCCACAAACATCGATTTGTTGTTTACTAAAAACTTAAGAAAGTTATGTCATACTAACTTTGTCTTGTCGccatttaataaaattagattattcaaaattttcatgtgTAAAACAAATCTTCATCAGGTCTCCTCAATGTCGAGTGATTATCTTCCTTTACCTCTTCAAtttccttcatcatcttcctaCATTTCGTCCCCCAGACCTCTTCTTATTCCTCTTGCTCTATGGAACCCTGGCAGAACCATCACCAACCTCGATCTCGGGAGCCATTCGGGCATCACATTAGCATATTCGCTAGCAACTAGTTCCTCCTTGTCCTCAACTTGAGCCGGAGTCAACACTGCTAATTCAGCGTCAGCTATTGCCTCCTCTCCCTCTTTCAGTTTCTTCATCTTAGATTCATCATCACACTTCTTTGGCTCTAACCTCTTCCTCTTGAGAACCTTAACCAAACCCTCAAGCGCCGCATCAGCATCTTCATCCTTCATTAGTTCCTCAGCGACTTGAGCCGGAGTCAACACGTGTCCATCAATCAAATGCTTTATATCCGGACAGAGAGGGTGAGTATCATCATTTTCGTCAGACAGGCCTAAATAGTTAGACGCCAATGTCTTAAATCCCTGAAAACTACAATGTCCCATGTAAATGTGCATATCCATACGGCCTGGTCTGAGCAATGCCGGATCCAGCTTCTCCTTGTTGTTAGTCGTAAATATTATAATACGTTCGTTTCCACAACTTGACCATAACCCATCAATGCAATTTAAAAGTCCTGATAACGTCAATGGTTTTGATACCtattcacataaaaaaatgtttaagatCGGCTCATGTATTGTTTGTAcgaaaaataatgatataaaactcaaaactaaatCCATCGTGGAGACCAAACCTGGACAGCACCTAGCGGTTGGCTCGTTTCGGTTGGAGGTTGCAACCTTGTAGGCAAATCCACGGAGCAGTCTATATCTTCTATAAGAAGAATCGAGCTGTTATTAGTGGCAAGAAGCAAGCTTCGTAGATGGGCGTCTCCCTGAACGCTTGCGAGCTGGAGATCATAGATATCAAACTTGAGGTAGTTAGCCATAGCTGCCACTAGACTAGACTTCCCAGTCCCTGGTGGACCGTACAACAAGTAACCCCTCTTCCAAGCTTTCCCAACTCTTTTGTAGAAATCTTTTCTTCCGACGAACCGATCAAGATCTTCAATCATAGAACGCTTGAGATCGTCGTTCATAGCCATCGTGTCGAATGTTGAAGGGTGCTTGAAGTTCACGGATTGCCATGTTTGAGCCATGTGCGAGTAGCAATGCATTTTTAGGATTCTACGCTTGTTGTTGACTTCCTTTGCCTTGCTCTCCACGTAGGGTATATAGGAGTTCACGACCAAGTCTCTGTGTTTCTTGTCGAAGCTCAGCTCCAAAGATTCTCGTTGAATGTTTCCCTGATAGCTTTGTCCATACTCTTCAACCATAGTATTATTCTTGTTTCTAGCAAGAAACCTCCACTTGAGCTTAATGCCATTGTAGACATCGGAGACAACCTCTCCATCGCTAAGGTATAACTTGACTTTCTTCTCCGCAGGGTCTCTAGCCATAATTAGCCTGACAGAATTTGGACTTATCTTGGTGGAGAGATAAGCCTGAGCAGCTGCGTAAAGCTCGTCGGGAATATACATCGAGGACATTTGATCGATGGTAAGCGTGAGAGTCGATGAACGAGAGCCAGCGAAGGACTTGAGATAAGAGAAAACGAAGTTTTGAACTGGACGTGGAATAATTGTGTTAATCATTGGCTTGATTATCATGACGTATCCCATCATTGATGCGTAAGTAGAGAACATAGATGCAGGAGAAGGGATATCTCTAGAGAACACCATCGTTTTTGAGATTAGGTTTGGTCGCTCCTTTTCAAAGCTGTTGCGTCTGAGGCTTTAggttaaactaaattttatttatgtagaCAATTAAACGTATtgagattagggtttggtgTCTCTTTTTCAATGTTGTTGCGTCGGATCAGggcttttacttcttctttttttcggtaATTATCAGGgcttttagttaaaatttattttatttatatagttgtccttttatttcaaattcttttctttttctggttaAGTAGTTTATTTTCCCTTGcgataaaagaaataatatttcctttttatatacggtaaaatctctataattaaattatattctgGTATATATCTATTTGCAGTTGTAAATCTCTgactatttaaaatatattatttaattaccaaaaaaaatattatttattatagtagtgtaattgaaaaaatacaaattgaaacATAACCTTAAATATGAAGTAGAAAAAACATGTGAAGTAAAACCAAAGCTAGAactcaaaaactaaaactagaAAAACGATGTGAAGTACCAAATCTTATCGAAACCCCCATTTGTAAGATTCTCAAGTGAAAACATAGATTGTTCATGTCTCCTCAGTGTTGGATATTCTcttatcttcatcttcttagATTCATCATCACAATTCTCCGACTCTGACCTCTTTCTTTTGAGAACCTTAACCAAACCCTCAAGCGCCATATCAGCATCTTCATTTTTCATTAGTTCCTCGGCGACTTGAGCCGGAGTCAACACTTATCCATCAATCAAACGTTTGATGTCCGGGTAGAGACGGTGAGGGTCATCACTGTCGTGAGGCATGCCTAAGTAGTTAGATGCCAATATTTTAAATCCCTCAAAACTGCAATGTCCCAAGTAAATGTGCATATCCATACAGCCTGGTCTGAGCAATGCGGGATCGAGCACCTCCTTGTTATTAGTCGTGAATATTACTATGCGTTCATCTCCGCAACTAGACCATAACCCATCAATGCAGTTTAAAAGTCCTGATAATGTCAATGGTGTTGATCCCTATTCATACAAAACTTGTTTAGGATCCATgtacacaaaacaaattagataACATTAAACCATTGTGAAGACCAAACCTTGGGAGCACCAAGGGTCGTGGTTGCAGGTTGCAACCTTGTAGGCAAATCCACGGAACAATCTATATCTTCTACAAGAAGAATCGAGCTGTTATTAGTGGCGAGAAGCAAGCTTCGTAGTTGGGCGTCTCCCTGAACGTTTGCGAGCTGGAGATCATAGATATCAAACTTGAGGTAGTTAGCCATAGCTGCCACTAGACTAGACTTCCCGGTCCCTGGTGGCCCGTACAAAAAGTAACTCCTCTTCCAAGCTTTTCCAACTCTCTTGTagtaatcttttcttttgatgaacCGATCAAGATCTTCCATAACAGAACTCTTGAGTTTAGGCGTCATAGCCATTGTGTGGAATGTCGAAGGGTGCTCGAATTTGACAGATTGCCACCTAAGTGTATAGCTAGAGTAGGAGTGCATCTTGATGAttctcctctcttccttgaTCACCTTTGCTTTCCTCTCCACGTAAGCTATATAGGATTTCACCACCAagtctttgtgtttcttgtCGAAGCTTAGCTCGAAGCATTGCCAATTGACGATCGCTTCCTCTGTCTCTTCACCTACAACCgtggttttcttgtttctgccTTCTAAATACCGCCACTTGAGCTCAATGCCTTTATAGACATCGGAGACAACCTCTCCTTGGCTGAGGTGTAAGTTGACGTTCTTATTGTTAGGGTCTCTAGTCATCCTTAGCTTCGATGCATCGGGGCTTATCTTGCTTGAGAGATAAGCTTGAGCTGACAAAAAGAGCTCGTTTTTTCTTGGAAATCCCGTTCCTATCAGTCCCGTTGATCATGTCATTGATCACAAGCGTGAGAGTCGATGAACGAGAGCCGACGAAAGACTTGATGTAAGAGAAAACGAAGTTCTGTATCGGTCGTGGAATTATCGTGTGAATCATTGGTTTGATCATCATGATGTATCCCGCTAGTGACGCATAGGTAGAGAACATTGTTGCAGGAGAAGGGAGATCTTTAGAGAACACCATTGTTTTCGacttttagggtttggtttctcttttGGTAAATTGGGTTTATTATATAGAGATTTGTATTGGGAGAtaattctctctctttattcatctttttcatcatTTGGGCCACAAAGGCCAGCCCATTAGGCTAATAACGCAAAGTACGTATCAAGCTATTACGCAGTTTGGGATATTCATTAccacataaataaaagaagatatCAACACTTAAAGATTTTACTCTTCTCAAAAGTCTCTGTAACAAGGCAAGAGACTCTCCACTCTATatgctttattttttctttggttcttCCTTTATATAGGTAGAGTATAACATACTTGGTAGTTGGTAATGTACCTCCAAAGACTATCTCAATATATAGTTTCTTACtttaaggaaaaataaagttCCATATCTCTTAATGGGTCTTACAATGGTTCACAACCCtagaaaataaacatacaagaaatttcttttaaaaaacactTAAAGAGTTGTAATTAGCCTCTTATACgtctatttttgtttgcttcctCATAATCTTATTTGAACTAATTAATGGATTATGTCCAAAACAATACAAGCTTCTTAAATCTTTTGCTGTTCTTCCTCGGAGAACCCTCAGTATCACTCTTTAGTCTCATCTCCTCCATCTCCAGTCTACTCTCTTTCTGCTTCATCATCACCGGATTCGATTCCTTAGATTTTAGCCTCATTTTCTCTAAAACATTCACCAAACCCTCTAGCGCCACGTCAGCATCCTCACTCTTCATCAGCTCCTCTGCTACTTGTGCCGGCGTCATTACTTCCCCGTCAATCAAACGCTCAATCTCCGGAAATAGACGGTGTGGCATCGCAGCATCACTCAAACCCAAGTAGTTAGAAGCTAAAGTCTTGAATCCTTGAAAAGAGCAATGTCCCATGTAAATGTGCATATCCATACGTCCTGGTCTAAGCAATGCCGGGTCAAGCCTATCTTTATGGTTTGTTGTGAATATTATAATCCGCTCGTCTCCACAGCTTGACCATAGTCCGTCTATGAAATTCAGCAGCCCCGATAACGTCAATGGTCCCTAAACACACATTttcatagaaaacaaaaaaaaatacaattttaaatatactAAAATTCTCTATACTAATCAGAGTCAGTCTTGTTacactaaattaaaatttggttgatacggattttggtttggttcgatTTGGTAAATTTGGTTCAATTGGCCAatcctaaaccaaaaccaatcatAGTAGAAATCTAACCTGAGACTCGCCACGGTTCTTGCCTTCAACAGGCTGCTCAATTCTGTTGGGTAAATCCACTGCACAATCGATATCTTCTATGACAAGAATCGACCGGTTACGTGTAGCTAGTAAGAGCCTCCTTAGATCAGAGTCACGCATCACACTCGCAAGCTGAAGAtcataaacatcaaacttGAGGTAATTAGCCATGGCTGCAACAAGACTAGACTTCCCCGTACCCGGTGGACCGTACAACAAGTAACCCCTCTTCCAAGCTTTCCCTACTCTCTTGTAAAACTCTTTCCTTCTTATGAACCGATCAAGATCCTCGATGACGTCACGTTTGAGATCATCTTCCATAGCCATTGTCTCAAAGGTCGAAGGGTGTTCAAGAATAACTGATTCCCATCTAAGACTGTTGAGAGAATGCAGCATCAAGATTCTTCTCTCGTCTCTTATCTCTTTAGCTTTACTCTCGATGTAAGGCACATAAGAGTTCAATATCAAATCTTTATGTTTCTTGTCGAAACTCAGCTCGAAGTACTCGCTTTTACCGTCATCGTCCATACcacctcttcttcctcctcctcctcctcttcctcctacTCCTCCGCCGCCTCCTTTCTTGTCTCCACCGTCAGTAACAAACCTCCATACTAGCTGCACATCTTCGTACACATCGTTGACGATTTCTCCGTCGCTGAGATACAAGTTGACATGTTTATCCTTATGGCCTTTACTTATTCTGAGCCTGACTGCATCAGGACTGATCTTGGTGGAGAGATAAGTCTGAGCAGCTCGGTAGATCTCGTTGTTCATACCCATGTTGTCGTCATCGATGGTTAGCGTCAaagtggaggaagaagaacggAAGAAGAGAGACCGGAGAGTCCTGTAGATGAAATCTTGGAGGGGAGCTGGGATTAGCTCGTGAGCCATTGatcttatcatcatcatgtaACCCGCCATTGATGCGTAAGCTGTGAAAACCGAAGTAGGTGAAGGAAGATCCTTAGAGAAAAACATCGTaatatctctctgtttttgctctgttttctcaCTGTGTTATATGTAGATGGAGAGAGTGAAAGTGAGAGGTGAAAGagatatataaagaagaagagaagaacctTAAGGAAGAAGGTTTCATTTGGGGTTAGAAGACATTATTAGTCACACAATGTCTTAATACAatcttttgttgtctttattCAATggatgtgtttgttttttccacaatattattagaaaaatctGAGAATTGGAAaagaaataatagaaaaagtaagaaagaagacaaaagaaactcaTGGAAAATTTCCACGTCTCTTTCCACGAAGAGCATGTCCAttcattttccatttttatctAATATGAACAGTCTTATTTAATAGTTATTGCTTGACCAATGAAGACTCGAAAAACATTCATGTTTCCAACTTTTATATTATGCAGTTGTTGTGTggcaattttgttgttttgttctcttcgTCTTGATAACGTTGTAGAGATACTAACCCATTATTTAACCATTTGGATCAGTGACGTTTTTAGATacaagattttattttaactatGGTATTACTTGAAACGTTTATTGCTTgacagaaaaaacaaatggttttTGGATTATGTTTGTTGAAGTGGGAGATGACTTGTACAATACACACTTAACGTAAATAGCCATTATATATACTCAAAACTAGTTTTGCTTTTCTGAAACTCGATTACCAAAAGAACCCAAAATATTATTGTCTTTTAAATCATGTCCACAAGAACAGAACCTATTACACTGACACTATTgtctacaaaaccaaatttggaagTTTTAGTAGATGTGTTAATGTAAGTAAGTTCGGGTGTTACAGTCACTATTTATGGttagaaaataacttttaacTTTGGTATATCTATGAGATATTTGATGATTGACCATAAAAGaccaaaagcaaaaagatTCCGCTAGATTGTCGCGATGTGGCATGTGGGGGCTGAGGCAATTGCGTGTTGTGATTCAACAAGTGTAGAAAtgtgaaaaaggagaaagTACGTGTCAGAAGATCATTCGATGATTCGACTCATTAACCAAGAAAATAAGTGTACTATGAGTCATGGATTCATCGTTTCGTTCATTTTGGACCCTGGCgttattttaaatcaaaatgctttgctttaaacaaatattgaaaCCACTCAAACTCGCATCGTTCACCAATACTTCAAAACTGAATTTAACAATACATTTTAATCCAAATATAAAATACGTAGgtaagttttttgtttcttagtcAAAAAAACGTCTTAATCTTAAAAGCTGAAAtggaactcttttttttcttttcttaatgaTCAGTTGAATTCATCTTCTCATTTTCGAACTGCTTAACAAAAAATCGAGGAACCAATAGTACAAGATCTTCGAATTAATAATCTTGAATCTTATCCGAttacaattttgaaaatgctggaacttacaatatttttagttagttGAAGGACGGAATATACGGTTCCATAGTTTTGAACGAACattattaaacatttttttgtttgtcttttgacggttatatagattatttaattatttccTCGTTAACTTTTTCATTATGtacatttttcaaatatatatatatatatatatatttgcatttttttaCTAGTATCTCATTTCACAACGTCAGTATGAATATGATGGTCAAGGAAAGCACTTTATAAAGATGAGGATAGAAAATAGAGGAAACAAACTTTTACTTCTGCATGTATAATACTAAAGTTGccaaattcataaaaatattaaccaaaacatcagaaagcatttttttatgattaaacaaaaaagaaattggaaAAGAGCAAGCCGACTTAAAAAAAGCTGTcttagaaaattataaatttgttaatcaatctaccaataatattatattttcaatcaTCCTTTTCagttttgcttttaaaaagtggattgatgatgattcacGTATAGACTAGTAGCCAAAAATTGATAGCAACATACCAAAACACATAGGGTAGGTCATGTCAGTATGTCGCCACTCACTATCAAGCATCAAAGTGTTTGCACCAAACCGGTATAGGTGAACCAAAATGTCTAACCAATTCGTAAACCAATCAATGGAAACTTTCAAGTGGGCTAACAAACACACAACAGAAATACAACTCTCACTCAGTTAAGACACAACTCTCGTAGTTGGGATTGTAACTAAATTATTATGAGTTCCGTTTCAGAGCaaccaaaagaagatattCAGATCAGAACTGGAATTGCATCTCCGGAGAGTATCCCAGAGCTTCAAGGTTTGCAGCCATGGCCTTGTTCATTGGCGGTGGTCCGCATCTTAGGATCTGCAATTTAAACATGAACCATACTTAGATCGACACACCATCTTAAACCATATGCTCCTCACCAAAAATGAATTGTTTATCAATGTTACATTCTCTTGCAgtgttcttgattttgctTTGAAACACTGACACTCATCGATTATAGAATTTAGAAATTGTGATGATTGGTTATGTTCAAGATCAAGAACAGAGGAGGGTATACCTGAATATCAGATGCAGGTGCAGGGCAATGAGTCTGAATCATTTCCTTTGATACAAATCCAACACCACCATCCCATACTTCCGGAGGCTAATATTGTCATAGACGatatacaaaaacaacaagaacaaaaggtATCAGAAAGAGTTCTTTTTTTAGGTATTTACATTTGAGAAACGCAAAAAAAGTTGAATGTTGTGGCTAACCTGGTTCAAAACATAGAAGATTTTAAATTGTTCAGGGTAATTGGTAGTAAGACCCTCCAATTCttcctgaaaaaaaaaagtattgatTCACTTAACATTTAGTGTTTGAAATTAGTCTATGAAAACACAATACTTGTTCTCGACTCAAAAGAAACAGTAGGTGAAAGGCTTTTTACCTTCAAGAGAATGTCGTCGTATGTGACGTTGGCGTAAATGAGATGCACCTTTGTCTTGTCTGTTGGGTTTTCTAGAATTGCTCTGGCCACCTTCACAATTAAGAAATATAACGCgtttaaaacatatacattGGCTTCAAAAACGATATCAAACGCAAATGTATCAGACATACTTGGAACATGGGAGTGATGCCTGAACCTCCAGCAAGCATTCCAAATGCCCTAAACTGACCTGGTTGATACTTGAACCTACCCTGACAAGTAAAGggtaataaaacaaaaaaagttttgagattCAAAAAAAGTATAGAATAACAATGTTGCTTGTGTAAGATCAAGTAAGCAAGACATCTAACTTAAAGGTACCTTTGGTCCCTTTACGGCAAGATGGTCTCCAACACGCATCTCCCTGAAATGATGAGACATCCGTCCTTGCGGATACATCTATTTGGCAGCATTTTTCGATTGAATTAGGGAGAAGGAACACCCGAATTCAAAAACCAAGTCAAGTTGAGAAAATGTATTTAAGCATATACCTTAATGACAAGTTCGAAACGTCCAACGTCAGAGTCTAACGTAGTCGGGGTGTATGGCTTAATAACATCCTCTCCTTGACCATCCTTTCCCCTATTGAGAAAGTCACGATACTCATCACAACACATCCATGGAAACTCACTAATTGAATCTCAACACAAAACCTAACCTAAACTCTCTACAATAATGCATGTTCACAGCCATTTTGGATAGGTTTCAGAATCTAGCAACTGGCAGGAGTGGCGATTGGCGAACAAAACACAGAGAGGATAATAAGAAGTACGAGGACCAAACCTGCAACTGATGTGTTGTCCAATGGGAAGACCCAACACAGAAGTAGAAGTTGGGAGTTCAAAAACGAACTTGGCCA includes:
- a CDS encoding P-loop containing nucleoside triphosphate hydrolases superfamily protein (P-loop containing nucleoside triphosphate hydrolases superfamily protein; FUNCTIONS IN: nucleoside-triphosphatase activity, ATPase activity, nucleotide binding, ATP binding; INVOLVED IN: biological_process unknown; LOCATED IN: cellular_component unknown; CONTAINS InterPro DOMAIN/s: ATPase, AAA-type, core (InterPro:IPR003959), ATPase, AAA+ type, core (InterPro:IPR003593), ATPase, AAA-type, conserved site (InterPro:IPR003960); BEST Arabidopsis thaliana protein match is: P-loop containing nucleoside triphosphate hydrolases superfamily protein (TAIR:AT5G17730.1); Has 1807 Blast hits to 1807 proteins in 277 species: Archae - 0; Bacteria - 0; Metazoa - 736; Fungi - 347; Plants - 385; Viruses - 0; Other Eukaryotes - 339 (source: NCBI BLink).), with product MVFSRDIPSPASMFSTYASMMGYVMIIKPMINTIIPRPVQNFVFSYLKSFAGSRSSTLTLTIDQMSSMYIPDELYAAAQAYLSTKISPNSVRLIMARDPAEKKVKLYLSDGEVVSDVYNGIKLKWRFLARNKNNTMVEEYGQSYQGNIQRESLELSFDKKHRDLVVNSYIPYVESKAKEVNNKRRILKMHCYSHMAQTWQSVNFKHPSTFDTMAMNDDLKRSMIEDLDRFVGRKDFYKRVGKAWKRGYLLYGPPGTGKSSLVAAMANYLKFDIYDLQLASVQGDAHLRSLLLATNNSSILLIEDIDCSVDLPTRLQPPTETSQPLGAVQVSKPLTLSGLLNCIDGLWSSCGNERIIIFTTNNKEKLDPALLRPGRMDMHIYMGHCSFQGFKTLASNYLGLSDENDDTHPLCPDIKHLIDGHVLTPAQVAEELMKDEDADAALEGLVKVLKRKRLEPKKCDDESKMKKLKEGEEAIADAELAVLTPAQVEDKEELVASEYANVMPEWLPRSRLVMVLPGFHRARGIRRGLGDEM
- a CDS encoding P-loop containing nucleoside triphosphate hydrolases superfamily protein (P-loop containing nucleoside triphosphate hydrolases superfamily protein; FUNCTIONS IN: nucleoside-triphosphatase activity, ATPase activity, nucleotide binding, ATP binding; INVOLVED IN: biological_process unknown; LOCATED IN: cellular_component unknown; CONTAINS InterPro DOMAIN/s: ATPase, AAA-type, core (InterPro:IPR003959), ATPase, AAA+ type, core (InterPro:IPR003593), ATPase, AAA-type, conserved site (InterPro:IPR003960); BEST Arabidopsis thaliana protein match is: P-loop containing nucleoside triphosphate hydrolases superfamily protein (TAIR:AT5G17740.1); Has 1807 Blast hits to 1807 proteins in 277 species: Archae - 0; Bacteria - 0; Metazoa - 736; Fungi - 347; Plants - 385; Viruses - 0; Other Eukaryotes - 339 (source: NCBI BLink).), with protein sequence MVFSKDLPSPATMFSTYASLAGYIMMIKPMIHTIIPRPIQNFVFSYIKSFVGSPQAYLSSKISPDASKLRMTRDPNNKNVNLHLSQGEVVSDVYKGIELKWRYLEGRNKKTTVVGEETEEAIVNWQCFELSFDKKHKDLVVKSYIAYVERKAKVIKEERRIIKMHSYSSYTLRWQSVKFEHPSTFHTMAMTPKLKSSVMEDLDRFIKRKDYYKRVGKAWKRSYFLYGPPGTGKSSLVAAMANYLKFDIYDLQLANVQGDAQLRSLLLATNNSSILLVEDIDCSVDLPTRLQPATTTLGAPKGSTPLTLSGLLNCIDGLWSSCGDERIVIFTTNNKEVLDPALLRPGCMDMHIYLGHCSFEGFKILASNYLGMPHDSDDPHRLYPDIKRLIDG
- a CDS encoding P-loop containing nucleoside triphosphate hydrolases superfamily protein (P-loop containing nucleoside triphosphate hydrolases superfamily protein; FUNCTIONS IN: nucleoside-triphosphatase activity, nucleotide binding, ATP binding; LOCATED IN: plasma membrane; EXPRESSED IN: 23 plant structures; EXPRESSED DURING: 13 growth stages; CONTAINS InterPro DOMAIN/s: ATPase, AAA+ type, core (InterPro:IPR003593), ATPase, AAA-type, core (InterPro:IPR003959), ATPase, AAA-type, conserved site (InterPro:IPR003960); BEST Arabidopsis thaliana protein match is: P-loop containing nucleoside triphosphate hydrolases superfamily protein (TAIR:AT5G17740.1); Has 22170 Blast hits to 20463 proteins in 2871 species: Archae - 1329; Bacteria - 7564; Metazoa - 3216; Fungi - 2801; Plants - 2591; Viruses - 35; Other Eukaryotes - 4634 (source: NCBI BLink).) is translated as MFFSKDLPSPTSVFTAYASMAGYMMMIRSMAHELIPAPLQDFIYRTLRSLFFRSSSSTLTLTIDDDNMGMNNEIYRAAQTYLSTKISPDAVRLRISKGHKDKHVNLYLSDGEIVNDVYEDVQLVWRFVTDGGDKKGGGGGVGGRGGGGGRRGGMDDDGKSEYFELSFDKKHKDLILNSYVPYIESKAKEIRDERRILMLHSLNSLRWESVILEHPSTFETMAMEDDLKRDVIEDLDRFIRRKEFYKRVGKAWKRGYLLYGPPGTGKSSLVAAMANYLKFDVYDLQLASVMRDSDLRRLLLATRNRSILVIEDIDCAVDLPNRIEQPVEGKNRGESQGPLTLSGLLNFIDGLWSSCGDERIIIFTTNHKDRLDPALLRPGRMDMHIYMGHCSFQGFKTLASNYLGLSDAAMPHRLFPEIERLIDGEVMTPAQVAEELMKSEDADVALEGLVNVLEKMRLKSKESNPVMMKQKESRLEMEEMRLKSDTEGSPRKNSKRFKKLVLFWT